One Archocentrus centrarchus isolate MPI-CPG fArcCen1 chromosome 10, fArcCen1, whole genome shotgun sequence genomic region harbors:
- the flrt1b gene encoding leucine-rich repeat transmembrane protein FLRT1, with protein MAAESVAELRDWLFLLLLCLTLLAEVLELAAAAIAMETGEGDEAIVCPSVCRCDEGFVYCNDRGLSIIPPLPLTAAILYLQSNRLSNAGLPSSLERSTSIRVIYLYANQLDEFPIHLPPSLRELHLQDNNIRTLPRSALAKLPLLERLHLDDNSISTVSIQDRAFSGTPRLRLLFLSRNHLSSIPAGLPTSLEELRLDDNRISTIPTHAFRGLSSLRRLVLDGNLLANTRIADDTFSRLSNLTELSLVRNALQSPPANLPSAHLVRLHLQDNGMTHISRGALDGMRRLQRLDLSGNNLTTLPRGLFKDAESLELLLLRGNPWYCGCNLRWLHAWLHGRGAAVTVRGLTCQGPEPVRGQSLRELTSLMEQCEGPPAVPNTGVGLNPADKDGGGEDGVGGGQAVASVPHGSTTTTSLLIPTQGSLFPMRAKRPGLVLPLPPGEGGHVSGEALELTVKPLSSDSVLVSWLCPEPAPSFRLSWLRLGSSAALGSITETLVPGERRQYLLTQLTPRSHYLICLLPLRQETSFGGSSKGSSRAGTMDMDSKDSAPACAQIETGDALVNSGGEGSDKEGQDSELTALPLAGIIGGATALVSLLLIFGIFCWYGQRAGYTSGDSGSYSRGRGGKHYDDYVESGTKKDTSILEIRAPPAGFQMTAMAHQPVQPKLEDVTYIHTIFPSSSSSSSQANGTYRSSHGAGSLNGTILSQTSHHRVTYGTNRGYREGGIPDIDYAYT; from the coding sequence ATGGCAGCTGAGAGTGTTGCAGAACTCCGTGATTGGctcttcctgctcctcctgtgCCTCACCTTACTGGCTGAGGTGCTGGAACTGGCGGCAGCGGCAATTGCCATGGAGACGGGCGAGGGAGATGAGGCCATCGTTTGTCCCTCGGTGTGCCGCTGTGATGAGGGTTTTGTCTACTGCAACGACCGTGGCCTCAGCATAATTCCTCCACTGCCATTAACGGCTGCCATCCTATACTTGCAGAGCAACCGGCTGAGTAATGCCGGGCTGCCTTCGTCCCTGGAACGCAGCACTTCCATACGAGTGATTTACCTGTATGCCAACCAGCTGGATGAATTTCCTATACACCTCCCGCCTTCATTACGGGAGCTCCATTTGCAGGATAATAATATACGAACGTTACCGCGGTCAGCTCTTGCCAAGTTACCATTACTAGAACGTTTACACCTGGATGATAACTCTATATCCACAGTTAGCATCCAGGATCGAGCGTTTTCTGGGACTCCACGGCTTCGACTGCTGTTTCTGTCTCGGAACCACCTGTCAAGCATCCCTGCAGGCCTGCCAACATCCTTGGAAGAGTTGCGACTAGATGACAACAGAATCAGCACCATCCCCACTCATGCCTTCCGTGGGCTCTCCTCACTGAGACGCTTGGTCCTGGATGGGAACCTGCTGGCCAACACACGCATCGCAGATGACACCTTTTCCCGTCTTTCCAACCTGACTGAGCTGTCACTGGTTAGGAATGCTCTGCAGTCTCCACCAGCCAACCTGCCTTCAGCTCACCTCGTGCGACTCCATTTGCAAGACAATGGAATGACCCACATCTCGAGGGGGGCGCTTGATGGGATGCGACGCCTGCAGAGGCTGGACCTGTCTGGGAATAATCTGACCACTCTGCCCCGGGGACTTTTTAAGGACGCAGAAAGCCTGGAGCTGCTACTGCTACGAGGAAACCCCTGGTACTGCGGCTGCAACCTTCGCTGGCTCCATGCCTGGCTGCACGGTCGAGGGGCAGCAGTGACAGTTAGGGGTCTAACCTGTCAGGGGCCTGAGCCGGTAAGGGGCCAGTCCCTTAGAGAACTAACCTCTCTGATGGAGCAGTGTGAAGGCCCCCCTGCTGTTCCTAATACTGGAGTAGGGTTGAACCCAGCAGACAAAGATGGAGGTGGTGAAGATGGTGTTGGAGGGGGTCAAGCAGTGGCTTCAGTCCCCCATGGCAGCACCACTACTACCTCTCTGCTCATCCCCACACAGGGTTCCCTTTTCCCCATGCGAGCAAAGCGGCCAGGCCTAGTTTTGCCTTTGCCACCAGGTGAAGGAGGACACGTATCTGGAGAGGCCCTAGAGCTGACTGTAAAACCTCTCTCTTCGGACAGTGTGCTGGTGAGTTGGCTTTGTCCAGAGCCGGCACCCTCTTTCCGCCTGTCATGGCTGAGGCTGGGTAGCAGTGCAGCTCTCGGTTCAATAACAGAAACTTTGGTTCCTGGAGAGAGGAGACAGTATCTTCTCACCCAGCTCACCCCACGCTCCCATTACCTCATCTGCCTGCTGCCATTACGTCAGGAAACCTCCTTTGGGGGCTCCAGCAAGGGTTCATCTCGAGCTGGCACCATGGACATGGACAGTAAAGACTCAGCCCCAGCCTGTGCACAGATAGAGACTGGAGATGCTCTGGTAAACTCAGGAGGAGAGGGGTCAGATAAAGAGGGACAAGACTCAGAGTTAACAGCCCTGCCACTGGCTGGGATTATTGGGGGTGCCACAGCATTAGTGAGCCTTCTGTTAATCTTTGGTATCTTCTGCTGGTATGGACAGAGAGCAGGTTATACATCCGGGGACTCAGGCTCATACAGCAGGGGCCGGGGTGGAAAACATTATGATGACTATGTAGAGTCAGGCACCAAGAAAGACACTTCCATCTTAGAGATCAGGGCCCCTCCTGCAGGGTTTCAGATGACGGCTATGGCCCATCAGCCTGTTCAGCCTAAGCTGGAGGATGTCACCTACATCCACACTATttttccctcttcctcctcctcttcctcccaagCTAACGGGACCTACCGCAGCAGTCATGGAGCTGGCAGCCTAAACGGCACCATCCTCAGCCAAACCAGCCACCATCGTGTCACATATGGCACCAACCGTGGCTACAGAGAGGGTGGCATCCCTGACATAGATTATGCCTACACGTGA